The sequence CATAGGCGTTAAAAGTAAAGATATTATTTTTACAAGTGATGATGAACATGGTGTTCCTTTGGCAGCAAATATTCCTGACTATTTAAAAAATCAACTTGATAATAACTGTTTTATGATTTATTTATTATCTGACAATTATTTTGATAGCCCAGCTTGTTTAAATGAAATGGGCGCAGCTTGGGTAAAAACAAATGACTACATAAGTATTGGTGTTCCGAGTTTCTCTTTTGGAAATGATAAATTTAATGGCGCTTTTATCGATACAAGAAAATTGGGTTTAAACATGGACAATAGAACTAAACTAGTGAGTTTTAGAAATTTAATTCAAAATAAATTTAGTATCGAAAAGATGGATGATGAAAGATGGAGTAGAAAACTAGAAGAGTATCTTAAAAAAATTGAGGATTAACTTAACTTTGTTGGTAACAACTGAAAATAAAAGGCAAGCTATAACGAAGTTTTTAACCTCTTGCCACACGAGGCTTCACGTCTTAAACCTAATAAATTCATAGAATCTCGGAACCTATGCCCGTTGGCTGGGTTCTTATTCCATTCTTGAAAGTGAGGCATTTTGTCACATGTATTGAGGTAGTCGGCTGTAGAAACATAAATTTTGTGATTCCTTGTTCTTAAATTCCTACTTTTGTATTTTTGTAAGCGTACAAACCATTTTTGTCACACTATCAGGAATGAAGAGCAATATTATACCAAGGGGAGTAGAAGTACATTGCTTTTGCTTGGAAAATTGCTAACATTTTTGCTAACATGGCTGCATATCCGATTCTCTGAACGCAGAGAGTATGGAACACAAAAAAGCACTCTAACCCGCATGGTTAAAGGCTGTATGCCCGATCTTCCTGTAGCGTAGAAAAGGTACTAAGAAGACCGTTTCAGGACTTAAAATCCTGCGGTACGTGAGTACCGTACGGGTTCGACCCCCGTCCTCGGCATCCTTGATTTATAAGGGTTTTACGACTGTAGCCCTTAAATAAAGCTTCCGTCAAAAGCTAAAGGTCCTGCGTGTCTAGGAATCACATTCCAACACACAGGACTCTGACGATAATACTCCTTTTCAGTGCTTGTCTAACCACAAGTTCTGGAGAGGAGTTTTTGTTGTTGGCTAGAGTTACACAAATTAAGAACAATAAGGCAGTGGTTTGGGCAGAGGCATTGACGCAGTTTCTATTTTGGAAGAAGGCACAGGGAATCAGTGAACAAACACGGAAAGACTACGATCAGCATGTGCGGCTCTTATTTAAAAGGTACAGTGATTCGTTTGAGACAATGGATAATCTCAAAAATAATCTGTTTGAATACCTAGGACAAGATAATATCAAGCCATGTACCTACAATAATCGTTTGGTATATTTACGGACGTTCCTTAATTGGTGCGTGGAGCAAGAGATGATTGATTCTAACCCAATTAAATCAATGAAAAAGCGTAAAGATGAGGGACGAGTTGTAAATATAGAACAAGATGTATTAATTAAATTATTGGCAGTCGAGTCTGTAAAATATATTGTGTAAACTCTCAAACCCATTAAAATGGAAGTAAGAGAAAGGTTGGGGAGAACACATGGGACTTTGGACAAAACAGCAGCTGCGGGAGTTTATTAAGGAAAACAACTTGGTCAGCGCAAAGGATGCACAGAATGCCTTAAAGGATTTATTTGCCGAGACGATTCAGGAGATGCTGGAAGCCGAAATGGATACGCATTTGGGTTATGGAAAGCATGAAGTGAAGGCGAAACTCACTCCAAACAGTCGTAATGGAAAAAGCCGCAAAACGGTAGTTAGCGAGTACGGCGAACAGGAAATCATTATCCCTCGAGACCGTTTAGGCGAATTTGAGCCTTTGGTGGTCAAGAAGCATCAATCGAATGTAACGGGCATCGAGGAGCAGATTGTGGCGCTGTACGCCAAAGGCGTCAGCACGAGAGATATCCAAGATCATTTACAGAATATGTACGGGATTGAGGTCTCGCCCACACTCATTTCCAATGTGACCAACAAGATTGTTCCCCTCATTAAAGAGTGGCAGAATCGCCCCTTACAAGGTGTTTACGCGGTAGTCTATCTGGATGCCATCCACTTCAAAGTCAAGCAGGACGGGGCTATTATCAACAAAGCAGCCTACATGGTCATTGGCATCGATCTGGATGGAAACAAGGATGTACTGGGTATGTGGATTGGCGAGAACGAGTCCTCTAAGTTCTGGCTTAGCGTACTGAATGAACTGAAGAACCGCGGGGTTCAAGACATCCTCATCATCTGTGTGGACAACCTGTCTGGGTTCTCTCAAGCGATTGCGGCCTGCTACC comes from Paenibacillus sp. 19GGS1-52 and encodes:
- a CDS encoding IS256 family transposase; translated protein: MGLWTKQQLREFIKENNLVSAKDAQNALKDLFAETIQEMLEAEMDTHLGYGKHEVKAKLTPNSRNGKSRKTVVSEYGEQEIIIPRDRLGEFEPLVVKKHQSNVTGIEEQIVALYAKGVSTRDIQDHLQNMYGIEVSPTLISNVTNKIVPLIKEWQNRPLQGVYAVVYLDAIHFKVKQDGAIINKAAYMVIGIDLDGNKDVLGMWIGENESSKFWLSVLNELKNRGVQDILIICVDNLSGFSQAIAACYPQTEIQKCIIHQIRSSTRYVSYKDLKKVTADLKPIYKAATEEGALLELDHFEEVWGTKYPLILRSWRNNWEELATFFKYPPEIRKLIYTTNMIESYHRQLRKVTKGKSIFPTDEALLKMLYLATVDVTRKWTGRVQNWGQMLLQLSVFFPDRVGQHLR